In Sphingobacteriaceae bacterium, a single genomic region encodes these proteins:
- a CDS encoding threonine aldolase, translated as MIIDLRSDTVTKPSQAMMEEMMSAELGDDVFNEDPTVNKLEEYSADLFSKEAALFCPSGTMTNQIAIKVHTQPGDELICDVNSHIYNYEGGGISFNSGVQAKLLEGMEGRLNASQIENVINGRFDWLTRTSLVSLENTVNRAGGSYYTLELIKPIRKLCNEKKLKLHLDGARIFNALIETKEKPKQIGENFDSISICLSKGLGAPVGSLLLGSKDFISNARRVRKVFGGGMRQAGILAAAGLFALKNNIPNLKFDHANAKLIEVELKKINFITSVLPVYTNILIFTIDEKYMTGEEFVKKLDSKNIKVVQFGKQIIRMVTHMDFSASQLDVLSKSLRSI; from the coding sequence ATGATAATTGATTTACGCAGTGATACTGTAACTAAACCTAGCCAAGCTATGATGGAAGAAATGATGAGTGCTGAATTAGGCGATGATGTTTTTAATGAAGATCCAACCGTAAATAAATTAGAAGAATATAGCGCTGATTTGTTTTCCAAGGAAGCTGCACTTTTTTGTCCTAGTGGTACCATGACAAACCAAATTGCCATTAAAGTTCATACGCAACCCGGTGATGAATTAATTTGTGACGTAAACTCCCATATTTATAACTATGAAGGTGGTGGAATATCTTTTAATTCGGGTGTGCAAGCCAAATTATTGGAAGGAATGGAAGGTAGATTAAACGCTTCGCAAATTGAAAACGTTATTAATGGTAGATTTGATTGGCTGACCAGAACTTCATTAGTTTCTTTGGAGAATACAGTAAATAGAGCCGGAGGTAGTTATTACACTCTTGAGCTAATAAAACCAATCCGTAAATTATGTAATGAGAAAAAATTAAAATTGCATTTGGATGGCGCCAGAATATTTAACGCCTTAATTGAAACAAAAGAAAAACCCAAACAAATTGGTGAAAATTTCGATTCAATATCCATTTGCTTGTCCAAAGGTTTAGGAGCGCCCGTAGGTTCATTGTTACTCGGTTCGAAAGATTTCATTTCAAATGCCAGAAGAGTACGGAAAGTTTTTGGAGGAGGAATGCGGCAGGCAGGGATTCTTGCAGCTGCAGGTTTATTCGCTCTGAAAAATAATATCCCCAACCTAAAATTTGATCATGCTAATGCTAAGTTAATTGAAGTTGAACTTAAAAAAATAAACTTCATTACTTCAGTGTTACCTGTATATACTAATATTTTAATTTTCACTATCGATGAAAAATACATGACTGGCGAAGAGTTTGTGAAAAAGTTAGATTCTAAAAATATAAAAGTTGTTCAATTCGGAAAGCAAATTATTCGAATGGTAACGCATATGGATTTTAGTGCTTCTCAACTTGATGTATTAAGTAAATCACTTAGATCTATTTAA